CATAATCTTAAATGAGATAATGGGGTTGTTTTGAGCTATCGATTTCTTGTGTAATCAGCGCCCGGAACGGCAGATAATGCAAAAGACTATGCGCTACAATAATCAAATGTTCTTTACCGCTGAGAGCGCCGGCCTCTACCACAGGCGCGATTAGTATTTCGTATAACCTGTGCAAAGGCATCATCCAAAACCGTTCATCTAATTTCCCCTTGTTCATATTCCGGACGCCGGTTCCCCGGTATAGTGCAATTTTACCGCGTACACTTTGCTTCCCTTCTGGAACAGTAAAAACCTGTAGATTTTCTTGGGTCACGACGAAAATGATGGTACTTTCTTCCGTAATAAAGTATTCCAATAGTGCCGATTTATTTGTTAGCAATCGTTGTATTGTCGACACCGGAAAGGGATCGATACTGACCAGGGAATTATATTCAGGGTGGCGTAATTTGATGTCGAGCAACAAACGCTGATAGTCCATTTGGGCTTTCTCTATTGAGTGGCGATAACTACTTTCTGAACCACGTAATCCTTTATTGTCGTCCTCCTCTTCTACGATTTGGGAGCGTAGATTTTGTATTTTGATGCGAAGTTCTCGTTCCTGGACTATCAAATTTTGAGTAGTGGGATCATGAGAATCTATCTTTGTATTTCCCAATCGGTCAAGCAAGGCGCGGGAGCGGGCTCGTTCTACATATTCAAAGGCTTCTTCGACACGATTCATCCGAACAAGCAGGGTCACCATTGCCTCATAGGTCTCAAAACTGTTATGTATGATACCTGCTTTGAATTCCTCAACTTCAGCTTGTGCGCGAATTTTTTCGACCGTAGTCACTGCTGCTTGAAATGAATAAAAGGCACGTTCATCATCACCGCGGTCTTGCCACAATTTTCCCCGACCCAGATAGAGCTGCCAGCGCAACTCCGGATCTTCTAAACCCTCACTAATGGCCAATCCCTGTTCGTATGCCCTGGCTGCTTTTTTCCCACTATCAAGCTCACGGTAAAAATCTCCCTGTTGTAACTGTAACCAGCCTTGCAATCTTCGGTTACCGATACCTTGTGCAAGGTTCATGGCCAACTTCCAGGTATCAATAGCTTTTACGGGTTCATCCTCCAAACTGTAAACATAGCCCAGGTTGCCTAGATCCATACACTCGTTATTTTTTTCACCAAGATCTTTATGAAATTTTAGAGCCTGTCCAAAGGCATCCTCAGCTTTTTCCAACTCGTTCATTTCCAGGTAGGTGCGACCTATAGTTGAGAGTGTGGATGCTTGTCCGCTAACGTTTTCAATACTTCTATGCAGTTCAATTGCGTTACTAAAATTCTCCAAAGCCCTGGCGTGATCTCCTACAGCCATGTAGGTTTGACCCAACGCCTCGATCCAATAAGCCTCGCCGCGGACATGACCCATGTCACGATGAATTTCCAGCGCCCTTTGATAATTGCGGATTGCTTCCGGATATTCTCCGCGAAATTTATACAAATCCGCCAATCGTCCTAATTGGTATGCTTCTCCTTCCTGGTATCCCAATTCCTGGTGAATCGCCAAGGCTTGTTGGAAATGACTTAAGGCTTTATTGTAGTCACCCAAGCTCAAATAGGCAAGTCCCAAATTGCCCAGGTCGTTCCCTTCGCCCTGGCGATCTCCCAATTCTCGCCTGATAGGCAGAGCCTCGCCATAAATTGCAATTGCGTCTCCATAATCCCCCAATTCAATTTGGATATTGGCAATGTTGGCCAGGTTCCTCGCGATACTGCGTTGGTTTTCTAACGTGCGATTCAATTCAAGGGCGTGCTGGTAGTTCGCCAGCGCCTTTTCATAGTTACCCATCTCTTGATGAATGAGGCCGGTATTGTTGTAATCTGCGGCCATGCCTCGTTTATCATCGAGTTCTTTTCGATAGGGTAGAGCCCTCTCAAAATAAGCACGGGCAGTAGGGTAGTCGCTCCAATCGCTATAGACATTGGCGATATTCCCCAGTCGATTGCCTGTACGCCATTTGTCGCCGATTTCTTCCAGGGCTGTTAGCGACTTTTGGTAGTTTTCGAGGGCCGCATCGAAATCCCCCAGGTAGAAATAGGCAGCGCCAATGCTGCCTGGAATTGCTGCCAAATCATCTAAATCATCGATATTTTGCGCTAGTTCCAATGCCTGTTCATAAAAGTTCCGAGCGAGATCATATTTCCCTTGCAGCAAGCTGTCCCTGGCCGTTTTCCTTAGCACCAAGATTTGAGCTTTAATTTTGGTAGATTCGGATGAAAATTTTTTGTAGCGATGCGCTTTTTCCAGGTAAAAGCGGTCGCCAAATTCTTGCGCATAAATATCTGCCAGGGCGTTGGCTGTCTCCCAATCATGGTTTCCTGCCGCGGTTGTGCCACGAGTTTTCTTTAGTATTGAGGAATCCAGCACAGATTCGATGGTTCGAATTGCATCCAATCTTTGGGTTTTGAGGAGGTCTCTTACCCTGGTTAAGTCATCATTTGTATAGGCTTGCAGGAGCTGGACTTTAAATTCTTGTCGGGAGAGGGGTTGAGCAATACCTGAGTTTGCTGTTGTGCACAAAAGCAATAAAGGCAAACTTAACAAAATTAATGTGGTGAAAAGATTTCGTTTCATTGTTAAGGAGTCCTCATTTAATGTCATTCCCACCAAAGCGGGAATCTATATATTGTATCTTCTGAAAAATAACAATCTATCTGTCATTTCGAGGAGTTTACGATGAGAAATCTTATAATCCATTTCAAGTATGACTTGTTGGCAGACAAGATTTCTCCTCGCTTCGCTGTGTCAAAATGACACACTATTTATTTTTATCTATAAGGTCATCTTCCAAAAATTATTTTTATTTAATCTCAATTTTAAGATTTCCATCTAAGTTTAAATATCTATTCAGCTTTGAAGGTAAAATATTCCATGTCGGAGAGAGTGGATCTGCCAAATTCATAGTTGCCTTCTACTTGCCAAAAGTAGGTCATAGCAGATTGAAGTTTTATTTCTTTTGGCAAAGTCACATCATTTTTCTTTGTCTTTATCTCCCAAATGATATCGCCATTTGAATCAAGCAGAAGGAAGTTGTAGGTGGAGATATTTTCTACTTTTGTCCAACTAAATTTTAGTTGTCGTCCTTCAACGTCACTTTGGTTTTCAGGGGCTTGCAACTGAATTTGGAGTTCCGCTGTAGATTCGCGTGTAATCAGCGGGGATTGAATTTTACTTTGTGGTTGATAAATGATAAAACCAATTATCAATACAGTTAGTGCAAAACCTGCCCAACGATAGACAGGTTTTGGTGAAACCAATACATCCCAAAGAATTCTTACTTTTTCTCCAGCTGAACCTGTGATTGATGTAAAGGTTTGCTTGATTCGTTCTGGCAAACCAAGGTTAACTTCAATTAGACCTTCGGCTTTGAGTTCGTGTAATAAACTATCTAAGGAAACTAACCTATCAAGACAATATTCACATTCACCTAAATGGAGTTGAACCTCTTTTTTAGATTTTGTACTGGTTGGGCTTTCTATGTAGGTCAGTATCTGGGAGTCATCGTAGCAGTCCTGTGTTTCTTGCTTTTGTTGAATTGAGATATTGCTTCGTATGAATGTTCGAAGATTTTCATATGCCTTTACTTTTTTGCTGCATTTGGGACAAGATTGCAGGTGATTCTCAATTTTACCTTTTTTAATTTGATTTAAATTGCCACTTTTGTAAGCGATCAATTTCGATAAGTTCACACACTGCATTAATTATGACTCCTTTCGTTTAATATGAAGAAACGGACATGACAAAACTTTTTTGCGGTTTTTTTTAACTATTCAGCCTCGAAGTCTCTAAGACATCCCTTTCCCCTTTCCCTTATACCTTTTCCCTCATTCCTTTTACCTCATACCTTATACCTTATACCTAACCCCTAACCTCATACCTAATACCTAATACCTTATACCTAACCCCTAACCTCATACCTCATACCTCATACCTCATACCTTTTCCCTTTTTACTTTTCAAGATCCGAGGGCCCAATACCTCTTTCTTTTAGCTTAACTTTCAAAGCCTTCAAGGCTTTTTTAAGTTTTCGATTTACCTGCCAAATGCTTTTCATTTTCAGGATTCGTGCTGTTTGTTCAAGAGTCATCCCTTTTAACACATGTAGCCTAATGATCAATTTCTCTTGATGGGGAAGTGTGTTAAGTATTTCATTCAGTATCCCCTTAGTTTCTTGGTGAATCAGTTGTTGTTCAGCGTTAGGTTCATTCCGGTCTGAATGATCGAGTTCATCTACATCGTCAAATGACAAAAGGGGTAGAAACGCTTGTCTGTTCTCAAAAAGTCTGAATCGAGTTTCACTGTTTAAGGTATCATGAATTTTATCTAAACGAATCAACATCTCCCCATAGTGTCCCTCAAATCTGTGCTGTGTTTTAAGAAGTTGAAAAGTTAATTCGGTTGAATAACCTTTCTGATAAATAAATTGGAAAATAGTCTGCTCAATTGCCGGAAGTTTTTTTATGCATTCAAACAACCGGTTTCTGCCTTTATTTCGAAACCAATCAAAGCAACAATTTCGTGTAACAACGACAATCCAGGTTTCGAATTCATAATTGCGAGGTTGCTCAAAATAGGCCATTATTTTTTTATACTTATCTTTTTTGAATTGTTCAAGAACATAAGTGTACAATTCCATTTGATCATCATGATCCCGAACTAACTTTGCAATGACAGCCATTATTTGACGGTTAGAATCTTGTACGAAGTTAGACCATGCTTTTTCCGGATCATTTCGAAAAGCTTGATTCCAATCATGACCCCTTAAAGTCGTCATCGAGGTAACCTTTATTAAAGTTAATGGGTAGCTTACCCAGGTTACCTAAATAAAATTCTTAACAGCGTGAGAAAAAAGTATTGTCAACAACTTATTTAAAGAAAAACTATGGGACAAGGAAAAAGTAGATAAATTTACTGTTTGCGTTGCATCTTTGTTAAATCTGTTTTAGAATAATCGGTAGCTTTACTTTGTAAATTATCTTTAAGGATTTATCTATGCGTATTCGAATCAACAAAAGTGCAATTCACATCATGCAGGGGGATATCACGCATCAAAATACCGATGCTATCGTGAATGCTGCTAATAATTCCTTAATGGGTGGCGGTGGTGTTGACGGTGCCATTCATCGGGCTGGCGGACCTGAAATATTGGAAGAAAACAAGAAAATAGTAAAAGAAAAAGGACCGTTACCTACGGGAGAGGCAGTCATTACTACTTCGGGTAAAATGCCATCAAAGTATGTGATTCATACTGTCGGACCCATCTATAAAGATGGCGCCTCAGGAGAAGCAGATTTGTTGACCAATGCATATCGAAATAGCCTTGCTTTAGCGGCAGAAAAACAGCTTGAATCAATCAGTTTTCCTTCTATCAGTACTGGTGTTTTTGGATATCCAATTCCTGATGCAACTGATATTGCCATTGAAACTGTAATTCAATTTCTAAGAGAGAATGATCAAATTAAATTGGTACGATTCGTTTTATTTGACGATCGCACTTTCTTGTCCTATCAGCAAGCATTAAACAAGATTGGGAAAGACTAAAACCAACTAACCTGAAGAATTCTTAGGCACAAAGGCACAAAGGCACAAAGAAAAAGAAATAAAAGATTGGGAAATATTGTAGGCTGAGTTTTAAACCGACATTCATGTCGGCTCCGCACTTATGCTTTATTCATTCCTTATTTGATCATTGATTATTTGAAATTGGGATTTATTTGTGATTTGTGATTTCACACGCCGCATCCAACATCTAATATCCGGCATCTGGCATCCAACATCTAACATCCGGCATCCAGCCTCAATCCACCTTCAACACCACCATGGTCATGTCATCATGCTGGGGGGCTTCCCCGGCAAAACCATTGATGATTTTGACCGTGTACTCAATTAATTCTTCGGCAGATGAGCCATTATGGTTTTGCAGCAATTCCGAAAAGCGGGTATCGCCAAATTATACTCATTCCGACATGTTGTGGTGTGATTATTTTAAAATGATAAGGCGCTAAATCGCTCTTCTGGAAATCTGAGATGTTTTTGTGATATGAATTATATTGTATAAATTGTTTAATGTAAATGATAGACTCAGGCAACCAACTTATTTCGGAATATTGGTTTTTGATGACAATGAATTACAACGGAGGGATGGACGTTGAGGCTTGAAATACAAAACGGAATAATAAAATAGGGAAATAGTTTTCATCAGTAATTAACCAAATTCTTTGTTTGGTAACGGCTTATACCTCATGTATATTATAAAATGCCAGATAACCAAAAAACCGACTGGAAGAGGTTTGATGCAATGACCGATGAAGAGATTGATAAGTCAGAAATACCAGAATTGGGCGAAGAATGGTTTAAATCCAATTCTAAAGGTAGAAGTTATCAAACTTTCATCAATGCAGTATTAAGACATATGTAAAAACACAAAAAGGACGAGCTCTTGAATAGAATTCATCCAATAATTTGATAGGGAATTATTATTATTTTAGGGCCGACTTCTTCTAAAAAAATGACCTAATAATACAAACAAAACGGAAAACCAAATGAAACCAAATCAATCCCGTCCTTCCTGGGACGATTACTTCATGGAAGTCGCAAATAGCATTTCCAAACGAGCCACCTGTGATCGGGGTAGAAGTGGCTGTGTGATTGCAAAGGATAAACATATCCTCGTTTCAGGCTACGTAGGCTCCCCGGCCGGACTACCCCATTGCGATGATGTCGGCCACCAAATGAAAAGCGTAATTCATGAGGATGGAACAACCACAGACCATTGCGTGAGAACGGTCCACGCTGAGCAGAATGCAATTTGCCAGGCTGCGAAAGTTGGAATCTCAGTTCTGGGTGCAACAATCTACACCAGAATGACTCCCTGCCGGGTTTGTGCAATGTTAATCATCAATTGCGGCATTAAACGCGTAATATGCGAAAGGAAATACCACACCGGCATTGAATCGGAAGAGATGTTTGCCGCGTCGGGTGTGGAATTAGTTTATAAGTATGATGAGCTGCAGAAATATGAAACCACAGATTAGCTTGATAACAATGATTTTTTGAGGGTAAATAAAAACATCTGTCTCTGAGGTTCTGACGACCTTAATAAATTTCAGAAATGAAACTATTTGATCAAAATATTGTAAAGTAATAATATTTGATTCCAAATCGTATTTATTTAAATCAATCAAAAACTTCGTGATTAAACAACTGTTTACCCGGAAAATCAAATTCTTTAAGTTAGTATTCTTCTCTTTCCTTCTTTTTATATTAATCGATCCGCAAGGGGCTTTCTCACAAAAAATCATTCATGGCACAGTTAAAGATGCACAAACCGGCAATTTTCTTCCGGCGGCCAATATCGTTATAGAAGGTACCTACCGCGGCACCATCACCAACGAAGAGGGGCGATTCTCGCTTAAAATCAAACAACTCCCGGCCACGTTGAAGGTAACCTATATTGGCTATTTAGCCGAGAGACGAGTTATTTATTCCAGTTCAGGGAGCGAGCAAAACATTCTTCTTAAACCCACAGTTTTTGAGTTTGGGCCGATAGTCGTAACTGCTGAAGATCCGGCGATAGCAATTATGCGCGAGGTTATAAAACGCAAGCAAATCTGGCGCGCAAAGCTATATTCCTACAAAGCCAGGGCCTTCACCCGGCAAAGACTGGAAAATGATTCAAGCATTGTCTCAATAACGGAAAGCATCTCCGTGGCGTTTTGGGACAAGAACAAAGGCGCCAGAGAGGTGATTCAATCCAAACGGCAAACCTCAAACGTAAAAGAGCAAGAGAATTTTGCCGGCGCCAGCTATGTCCCCAACTTTTATGATGATGATATAAAAATCCAGGGGCACAAGACCATAGGACCGACTCACCCCAAAGCGCTCAGATATTACAATTTTAAACTGGAAAGCCAGCGGGTTTTGGATGATAAAATTATTTTCGATATCCGGGTCTCGCCGCGGACCAAACTCCAGCCGGCATTCGAAGGCAAGATATCCATAATGGATGAAGTATTTGCCATGATCGAAGTTGACCTGAAACCCGGTGACGCGTTTATTTTTCCGCAGCCCATCAAAGAATGGAATGTTTATTATAAACAGCAGTTTAGAAATTTCGGCAACGAATTCTGGCTGCCGGTGGATGTGCGAATCGATGGTGATGTAAAAATCGGGTTCCCGGGGTTGAATTTTCCGACTATGAAATACCACCAAACATCCATACTCACAAATTACCAGATCAATGTTGTTTTGCCTGATTCTATTTTTAAAGAGAAGCGGCTGCTGATAATCGACTCCCTTTCCATTAAACAGGATAATGACAGCCTGTTTGCTGCCAAACAGGAAGTCGTTCCGCTTTCGACTAAAGAGGAAGAAGCCTATTCCAACATCGATAGCACGTATACTATTGCGAAAGCCTTTAAACCTACAGGCATCCTGGCCCGGTTTGTAGATATGGACGATGAAGAAGAGTCGAAAAACAGGAAATCATCAAACCGGTTTATACCTTTCGATCCCCAGCTTTCTTATAATCGAGTCGATGGCGGACACCTTGGCTTAAGCTTGGACCGGAACATCCATAAAAACTTAAGAGGCAAAATTTCCGGTGGTTACAAAACGAATCTTCAGGAATGGGGATTTCAGGCAGAATTGAGATACAGGTGGGGTAAAAGAAAGCGTGCATCCCTGGAGTTGATGTATTTCGATGATACCGAGACAAGGTACTTTTCGGAAAATTTTAGCCGGCAAGCGACGGCGTTGCGGCCCTTGTTTGGATCTGAAGATTATTATGATTATTATTGGGTAAAAGGATTTCGCAGTCAACTGGGTTATCGAATCCGGAAATTTGATTTGAACATTTCGGCAGGGTTTCGGGCGGAGGAGCATTCCTCCAGGACAGACATTACCAGCAAAGGCTTGATCAGCCGGAAAGGCGGGCAAAGGCCCAACCCGGGAATTCAGGGTGGTAAACTTCGTTCTCTGGAACTCACCTTGGCGTTCGGGGATGATTATACTCCATTTGGAGTTGTTGGTCAAAATAGTGCGGAAATTAAAATTGAGTACAGCCCTTCAAATTTGTTGTCGAATCAGTTCGATTTCACAACCTACCAATTTTCATTAAATGCCAGGCTACCCACTTTTTTTAAACGGAGGTTAATGCCAAACACCCTCGAGCTCAGGCTTGTCGGTGGGACTTTTAGCGGAACGTTACCGGTGCAGCGCTTCGGCATTTTGGATGTCAGTCTGGGGGCGTTTAGTCCGTTTGGCGTATTCAAGTCTTTACAGGGTTACCCGTTGGAGGGAGAGAAATATTTTGCGGTTTTTTGGGAGCACAATTTTCGCACCATCCCCTTCGAAATGATTGGATTGCGTTCCATTGCGAAAAGAGATTTAGGGATCATCCTTCATGGCGCTTTTGGCCGTACCTGGATCGAATCTTCGCGATTGACCACCCTCACTTATTCTCCTCGCTACCAGGATAGTTTTCGCCATGAGATTGGGGTTTCGTTAAACGGATTGTTTGGCTTTTTCCGCCTGGATTATACAAGGAGGCTTGATAAACCGGGGGATTATATAGGGTTTGGTTTTAAACGGTTTTTTTAGATAAATTTTGTCTTTTAATGAGTTGTTATTAAAAAGGAATTCATCAATGCCACAGCAAATTTTGATATTCCAAATAAATATTTGTATGGGTAATCCAGGCGTAAATCAATAACGAGCCTCGTACCGTAGCTCTCTCTGATCAGGGTTACAGCGATTGTAACCCAGGGCGACGCGCAGCTTCCATATCCTGCACTACTTCTGTGACTGTATAACCATCCGTATCGACGCCTTC
The sequence above is drawn from the candidate division KSB1 bacterium genome and encodes:
- a CDS encoding tetratricopeptide repeat protein yields the protein MKRNLFTTLILLSLPLLLLCTTANSGIAQPLSRQEFKVQLLQAYTNDDLTRVRDLLKTQRLDAIRTIESVLDSSILKKTRGTTAAGNHDWETANALADIYAQEFGDRFYLEKAHRYKKFSSESTKIKAQILVLRKTARDSLLQGKYDLARNFYEQALELAQNIDDLDDLAAIPGSIGAAYFYLGDFDAALENYQKSLTALEEIGDKWRTGNRLGNIANVYSDWSDYPTARAYFERALPYRKELDDKRGMAADYNNTGLIHQEMGNYEKALANYQHALELNRTLENQRSIARNLANIANIQIELGDYGDAIAIYGEALPIRRELGDRQGEGNDLGNLGLAYLSLGDYNKALSHFQQALAIHQELGYQEGEAYQLGRLADLYKFRGEYPEAIRNYQRALEIHRDMGHVRGEAYWIEALGQTYMAVGDHARALENFSNAIELHRSIENVSGQASTLSTIGRTYLEMNELEKAEDAFGQALKFHKDLGEKNNECMDLGNLGYVYSLEDEPVKAIDTWKLAMNLAQGIGNRRLQGWLQLQQGDFYRELDSGKKAARAYEQGLAISEGLEDPELRWQLYLGRGKLWQDRGDDERAFYSFQAAVTTVEKIRAQAEVEEFKAGIIHNSFETYEAMVTLLVRMNRVEEAFEYVERARSRALLDRLGNTKIDSHDPTTQNLIVQERELRIKIQNLRSQIVEEEDDNKGLRGSESSYRHSIEKAQMDYQRLLLDIKLRHPEYNSLVSIDPFPVSTIQRLLTNKSALLEYFITEESTIIFVVTQENLQVFTVPEGKQSVRGKIALYRGTGVRNMNKGKLDERFWMMPLHRLYEILIAPVVEAGALSGKEHLIIVAHSLLHYLPFRALITQEIDSSKQPHYLI
- a CDS encoding sigma-70 family RNA polymerase sigma factor, whose amino-acid sequence is MTTLRGHDWNQAFRNDPEKAWSNFVQDSNRQIMAVIAKLVRDHDDQMELYTYVLEQFKKDKYKKIMAYFEQPRNYEFETWIVVVTRNCCFDWFRNKGRNRLFECIKKLPAIEQTIFQFIYQKGYSTELTFQLLKTQHRFEGHYGEMLIRLDKIHDTLNSETRFRLFENRQAFLPLLSFDDVDELDHSDRNEPNAEQQLIHQETKGILNEILNTLPHQEKLIIRLHVLKGMTLEQTARILKMKSIWQVNRKLKKALKALKVKLKERGIGPSDLEK
- a CDS encoding O-acetyl-ADP-ribose deacetylase codes for the protein MRIRINKSAIHIMQGDITHQNTDAIVNAANNSLMGGGGVDGAIHRAGGPEILEENKKIVKEKGPLPTGEAVITTSGKMPSKYVIHTVGPIYKDGASGEADLLTNAYRNSLALAAEKQLESISFPSISTGVFGYPIPDATDIAIETVIQFLRENDQIKLVRFVLFDDRTFLSYQQALNKIGKD
- a CDS encoding cytidine/deoxycytidylate deaminase family protein, which encodes MKPNQSRPSWDDYFMEVANSISKRATCDRGRSGCVIAKDKHILVSGYVGSPAGLPHCDDVGHQMKSVIHEDGTTTDHCVRTVHAEQNAICQAAKVGISVLGATIYTRMTPCRVCAMLIINCGIKRVICERKYHTGIESEEMFAASGVELVYKYDELQKYETTD
- a CDS encoding carboxypeptidase-like regulatory domain-containing protein, which translates into the protein MIKQLFTRKIKFFKLVFFSFLLFILIDPQGAFSQKIIHGTVKDAQTGNFLPAANIVIEGTYRGTITNEEGRFSLKIKQLPATLKVTYIGYLAERRVIYSSSGSEQNILLKPTVFEFGPIVVTAEDPAIAIMREVIKRKQIWRAKLYSYKARAFTRQRLENDSSIVSITESISVAFWDKNKGAREVIQSKRQTSNVKEQENFAGASYVPNFYDDDIKIQGHKTIGPTHPKALRYYNFKLESQRVLDDKIIFDIRVSPRTKLQPAFEGKISIMDEVFAMIEVDLKPGDAFIFPQPIKEWNVYYKQQFRNFGNEFWLPVDVRIDGDVKIGFPGLNFPTMKYHQTSILTNYQINVVLPDSIFKEKRLLIIDSLSIKQDNDSLFAAKQEVVPLSTKEEEAYSNIDSTYTIAKAFKPTGILARFVDMDDEEESKNRKSSNRFIPFDPQLSYNRVDGGHLGLSLDRNIHKNLRGKISGGYKTNLQEWGFQAELRYRWGKRKRASLELMYFDDTETRYFSENFSRQATALRPLFGSEDYYDYYWVKGFRSQLGYRIRKFDLNISAGFRAEEHSSRTDITSKGLISRKGGQRPNPGIQGGKLRSLELTLAFGDDYTPFGVVGQNSAEIKIEYSPSNLLSNQFDFTTYQFSLNARLPTFFKRRLMPNTLELRLVGGTFSGTLPVQRFGILDVSLGAFSPFGVFKSLQGYPLEGEKYFAVFWEHNFRTIPFEMIGLRSIAKRDLGIILHGAFGRTWIESSRLTTLTYSPRYQDSFRHEIGVSLNGLFGFFRLDYTRRLDKPGDYIGFGFKRFF